The Halomonas sp. KG2 genome contains a region encoding:
- a CDS encoding NAD(P)/FAD-dependent oxidoreductase, whose protein sequence is MNKRSMAEYCYDLAIIGAGPAGMAAAAEAGQLGLATVLIDEQEEAGGQIYRAIERAPLADKGVLGSDYYKGRLLLEAMQASHIDYLPSTSVWDVEENLTLNVSYHGRSRQIRARRLLIATGAQERPVPFTGWTLPGVMTCGAAQVLLKSSALVPPAPLVLAGSGPLLLLIASQLSNAGVAIEAVLDTTPRANYLHAARFIPGALRNPKLLLKGVGLLSSLKRSGIPYITGVESLRAELGNDDHLGKVYYRRKGIDQELHCRSLLVHQGVVPNVQLTRALELEHHWHEQQLCWHPQVDLWGETSRAGIFVAGDSSGIAGAQAAEEAGRISVLQIANQLGQLEESARDTRAAPLRRRLRPHQAIRPFLDVLYQPARTFLIPEDDTIVCRCEEITAGELRHIADAGCQGPNQAKAFCRAGMGPCQGRLCGLTVSQVLAERTNQPVDAVGYYHLRPPIKPLTIGELADIADIAD, encoded by the coding sequence ATGAATAAACGTAGTATGGCCGAGTACTGCTATGACCTTGCAATCATAGGTGCAGGCCCAGCTGGAATGGCCGCTGCAGCTGAAGCGGGACAACTTGGGCTAGCCACCGTTTTGATCGATGAGCAAGAAGAAGCCGGCGGGCAAATCTACAGAGCTATCGAGCGAGCACCGTTAGCTGACAAGGGGGTACTTGGTAGCGACTACTACAAGGGCCGGCTCCTACTAGAAGCCATGCAGGCATCACACATCGACTACCTTCCTAGCACCTCGGTATGGGATGTCGAGGAAAATCTAACGCTAAATGTTTCCTATCATGGCCGTAGCCGACAGATCCGTGCCCGTAGATTACTGATTGCGACTGGCGCCCAGGAGCGGCCAGTGCCGTTTACGGGCTGGACGCTTCCGGGTGTCATGACCTGCGGCGCCGCTCAAGTACTGCTCAAGAGTAGCGCCCTGGTGCCACCGGCACCTCTGGTGCTGGCTGGCAGTGGCCCTCTTTTGCTGTTGATAGCTAGCCAGTTGTCTAATGCAGGTGTTGCTATCGAAGCGGTACTGGATACCACCCCCCGCGCAAACTACCTTCATGCAGCACGGTTTATCCCTGGTGCGCTGCGTAACCCCAAGTTGCTTCTTAAAGGAGTTGGCTTGCTGAGCTCACTCAAGCGCTCGGGGATTCCATATATTACTGGAGTAGAAAGCCTTAGAGCCGAACTAGGTAACGATGATCATTTAGGCAAGGTGTACTATCGCCGCAAAGGGATTGATCAAGAGTTACATTGTCGCTCACTTCTGGTCCACCAAGGCGTCGTACCCAATGTGCAGTTAACAAGAGCGTTAGAGCTTGAACACCACTGGCACGAGCAACAGCTTTGCTGGCATCCCCAGGTCGACCTCTGGGGTGAAACCTCTAGGGCAGGCATCTTTGTGGCAGGTGACTCAAGCGGTATTGCCGGTGCTCAGGCAGCTGAGGAAGCTGGACGAATTTCAGTATTGCAGATTGCCAATCAATTAGGGCAGTTGGAGGAAAGTGCGCGCGATACACGAGCGGCGCCCCTTCGGCGGCGCTTGAGACCGCACCAAGCCATACGGCCTTTCCTGGATGTGCTTTATCAACCTGCCCGAACTTTTCTTATTCCTGAAGATGACACTATTGTCTGTCGCTGCGAGGAAATCACTGCAGGTGAACTGCGCCACATCGCAGACGCTGGTTGCCAAGGACCCAACCAAGCCAAAGCTTTCTGCCGAGCTGGCATGGGGCCTTGCCAGGGTCGCCTATGCGGTCTGACGGTTTCTCAGGTGCTCGCTGAGCGCACTAATCAACCTGTCGATGCTGTTGGCTACTATCACCTTCGCCCACCAATTAAGCCCTTGACAATCGGTGAGCTTGCAGACATTGCAGACATTGCAGACTGA
- a CDS encoding RidA family protein, giving the protein MSLLRYETGTRMSRAVVHHDTVYLCGQVAEDRRANIIGQTETMLAKVDALLESVGSNKHHMLSATLYLKDMALFEAMNQVWDTWVPEGCAPARACVEAKMASPELLVEISIVAAVAK; this is encoded by the coding sequence ATGTCACTTTTACGCTACGAAACCGGCACCCGTATGAGCCGAGCAGTTGTACACCACGACACTGTCTACTTATGTGGTCAGGTAGCAGAAGACCGTCGCGCCAATATTATCGGCCAGACCGAAACAATGCTCGCCAAAGTCGATGCCCTTCTTGAATCCGTTGGTAGCAATAAGCATCACATGCTCTCTGCTACATTGTATTTGAAAGATATGGCTCTTTTCGAGGCAATGAACCAAGTGTGGGACACCTGGGTACCCGAAGGGTGTGCGCCTGCACGTGCCTGTGTAGAGGCAAAAATGGCTAGCCCTGAATTACTGGTGGAAATATCCATTGTTGCTGCAGTGGCTAAGTAA
- a CDS encoding immunity 70 family protein, with translation MAVGIKVGSITDEIGTSDFFHAFFSTVSFNLEKGWGSRFPLLLTNLYQGGLDAAFAENALAELAQVKEELSAFSPEQVVWDIEDLSKQPPWGSDISQDITSLANYFVASTGRDLIEILLEALDEAAKSKRPTAIVHC, from the coding sequence ATGGCTGTAGGCATTAAGGTTGGGAGCATTACAGATGAAATTGGCACCTCAGACTTTTTCCATGCCTTTTTCAGCACTGTAAGCTTTAACCTCGAAAAGGGATGGGGAAGTCGTTTCCCTCTTCTTCTCACTAACCTATATCAAGGTGGACTTGATGCGGCGTTCGCTGAAAATGCTCTAGCCGAGTTAGCGCAGGTTAAAGAGGAGTTGTCCGCATTCTCTCCAGAGCAGGTGGTTTGGGATATCGAAGATCTTTCAAAGCAACCGCCGTGGGGTTCTGACATTTCACAGGACATCACGTCACTGGCCAACTATTTTGTGGCGTCTACAGGTCGTGATCTCATAGAAATTTTATTAGAAGCGCTAGATGAAGCTGCCAAGAGCAAAAGGCCAACTGCTATTGTTCATTGCTAA
- a CDS encoding DUF4375 domain-containing protein, whose protein sequence is MHKVEKEIKAIFGRADLGIWAEGQVKCDMSGGSVGYTGSIKSGLLKKTKSDITETLNRLDLEYGEDFGSKLFELREESKRESYGPIYRCNINVKGKNIGFEYFWEGAPFQSLSEVEPGINGSLPNFIYERMFTKELIAHVNKWELDTAIFMFVPAQKQRNEVIPEDLLDMYALVDWQADTDNGGLNQYFAREIDYFGCFDREELYPRVLRAIKKVNHQIGENLFSEAMALFSHFYERVDRAREAMDIVAVEKQEESDINDRYFKMYDDLELKRCDFVKQHSELFAVSN, encoded by the coding sequence ATGCATAAAGTAGAGAAAGAAATTAAAGCCATATTTGGTCGAGCTGACCTAGGCATCTGGGCGGAGGGGCAAGTTAAATGCGATATGTCAGGTGGATCTGTAGGCTACACAGGCAGCATTAAATCCGGACTGCTAAAGAAAACTAAAAGTGATATCACTGAAACATTAAACAGGCTAGATCTAGAGTATGGCGAAGATTTTGGCAGCAAACTTTTCGAGCTTCGAGAAGAGTCAAAAAGAGAAAGTTACGGCCCTATCTACCGGTGCAATATTAATGTAAAGGGCAAAAATATTGGGTTTGAGTATTTCTGGGAAGGCGCGCCGTTTCAGTCCCTGTCTGAAGTCGAGCCAGGCATTAACGGAAGTCTACCTAACTTTATTTACGAAAGGATGTTCACGAAAGAATTAATAGCCCATGTGAATAAATGGGAATTAGACACCGCTATATTTATGTTCGTGCCAGCTCAAAAGCAGCGGAATGAAGTAATACCAGAAGACCTCTTAGATATGTACGCATTAGTTGATTGGCAGGCTGATACCGACAATGGTGGGCTGAATCAGTACTTTGCGAGAGAGATTGACTACTTTGGTTGTTTTGATAGGGAGGAACTTTATCCAAGGGTTTTACGGGCCATTAAAAAAGTGAATCATCAAATTGGCGAAAACCTTTTTTCTGAGGCAATGGCTCTCTTTTCACACTTTTACGAACGGGTAGATCGTGCAAGGGAAGCAATGGATATTGTGGCAGTTGAAAAGCAAGAGGAAAGCGATATTAATGATAGGTATTTTAAAATGTACGATGATCTTGAATTAAAGAGGTGTGATTTTGTCAAACAACACTCAGAGCTTTTTGCAGTCAGCAACTAA
- a CDS encoding endonuclease NucS, protein MPAMYDKPVRILMQEMIPALGLSPGDTFTREQAVQWFSENYPKIKQGTVAAHLVRLSTNVPTRLQYSVRPDGSDDHFFKIDSSTFRLYEPGRDPTPISESTPAPEEPAEATSEGTGQFAYEHDLRDFLARNLQLIEPGLTLYTDEGITGVEFPVGGRFIDLLAIDSSGNYVVIELKVSKGYDRVVGQLLRYMNWIKINQADEGQRVRGVIVAKNISEDLRLACAGLPDVALAEYELAVSIKPIAGLKV, encoded by the coding sequence ATGCCAGCAATGTACGACAAGCCTGTCCGAATTCTCATGCAGGAGATGATCCCCGCCCTTGGGCTCTCTCCAGGCGATACATTCACCAGGGAACAAGCTGTCCAATGGTTCTCTGAAAATTATCCAAAGATTAAACAGGGCACCGTCGCTGCACACTTGGTCCGTCTCTCGACCAATGTGCCGACCAGACTGCAATACAGCGTTCGGCCCGACGGATCGGATGATCACTTCTTCAAGATCGATAGCAGCACTTTTCGCCTATACGAACCAGGAAGAGACCCAACTCCGATCTCAGAATCCACCCCAGCCCCTGAAGAGCCAGCTGAAGCCACTTCAGAGGGAACGGGTCAGTTTGCTTATGAGCACGACCTTCGAGATTTCCTTGCGAGGAATCTTCAACTTATTGAGCCAGGCCTTACTCTGTACACCGATGAAGGCATCACTGGTGTGGAATTTCCAGTCGGCGGTCGTTTCATCGATCTACTAGCTATTGACTCATCTGGGAATTACGTCGTGATCGAGCTCAAGGTATCGAAGGGCTATGATCGAGTAGTCGGCCAGCTCCTTCGCTACATGAACTGGATCAAGATCAATCAAGCTGACGAAGGCCAGAGGGTCAGAGGCGTGATCGTCGCAAAGAACATTAGTGAAGACCTTCGGCTTGCCTGTGCGGGGTTGCCAGATGTTGCATTGGCGGAATACGAATTGGCAGTATCCATTAAGCCAATTGCCGGGCTGAAGGTATGA
- a CDS encoding 2-dehydropantoate 2-reductase produces MTSHWILGPGAIGRLLAHSLSPLTDTTLIGRRALPEQQRLTLPEGEERIQRLASFTAAELTSHPLPAPGFVHITTKAMAAEAALASIADRVSPTTPLVLWQNGFLAQPRITQTWPGPVLCATTTQGAYLTGDDGVVHAGRGPTFIGDLDNQHAGLAEALAALLSEAGFAATAVGDIRQRLWQKLAVNAAINPLVALNGVRNGELRGNAYAGRVEAVVKEVAAILNQENIASPNGSEGEDAWLALVWQVVENTANNKASMLQDVEAKRPTERGAILGPLIDNAERHGLPYGVLKELNSELAKLEAEF; encoded by the coding sequence ATGACTTCCCATTGGATACTTGGCCCTGGGGCCATTGGTCGCCTGTTGGCGCATTCGCTTTCCCCCTTGACTGACACTACTTTGATTGGCCGACGTGCGCTGCCTGAACAACAGCGCCTAACCCTCCCTGAAGGTGAAGAGCGAATTCAGCGGCTGGCGAGCTTTACGGCTGCAGAGCTGACTTCTCATCCACTGCCCGCGCCTGGGTTTGTACATATCACCACCAAAGCCATGGCCGCCGAGGCGGCACTTGCCAGTATTGCCGATAGGGTTTCGCCCACGACCCCGCTGGTGCTGTGGCAGAACGGCTTTTTAGCACAGCCGCGTATTACACAAACGTGGCCGGGGCCAGTGCTGTGCGCGACCACGACTCAGGGTGCTTATCTCACTGGGGATGATGGCGTAGTTCACGCGGGGCGCGGGCCTACGTTTATCGGTGATTTAGATAATCAGCACGCGGGGTTGGCGGAGGCGTTAGCGGCGCTATTGAGTGAGGCAGGTTTTGCCGCAACGGCGGTCGGTGATATACGCCAGCGTTTGTGGCAGAAGCTGGCGGTGAATGCGGCGATCAACCCATTGGTCGCGCTTAATGGCGTGCGCAATGGTGAGCTGCGCGGTAACGCTTATGCAGGCCGCGTGGAAGCGGTGGTAAAAGAGGTCGCGGCGATTTTAAACCAGGAAAACATTGCATCACCGAATGGTAGCGAAGGTGAAGACGCGTGGTTGGCACTGGTGTGGCAGGTGGTGGAGAACACCGCTAACAATAAGGCCTCGATGTTGCAGGATGTTGAGGCCAAGCGCCCCACCGAGCGCGGGGCAATTTTAGGGCCGTTGATTGATAACGCCGAGCGCCATGGCTTGCCATATGGGGTGTTGAAGGAACTTAATAGCGAATTGGCTAAATTGGAGGCGGAGTTTTAG
- a CDS encoding glutathione S-transferase family protein: MITLWGRNNSTNVKKVRWVLEELGLAFEQIPAGMQHGVNNTSAYLAMNPNGLVPLLKDDATDSVLWESNTIIRYLAAQYGQGSLWVDDPAKRAQAEKWMDWANNTLSPKHRVILQGFVRTPPEERDNAAIDAGMLACERSFELLDNALANQSQPWFSGDEFGLGDIALAPFIYNLWNIGLTWQRRPSLERWYQQLAERPAFQNVVMIPVT, encoded by the coding sequence ATGATTACGCTTTGGGGCCGCAATAACTCCACGAACGTCAAAAAAGTGCGCTGGGTGCTCGAAGAGCTCGGTTTGGCGTTTGAACAAATTCCGGCAGGAATGCAGCACGGGGTCAACAATACCTCAGCGTACTTGGCCATGAATCCCAATGGGCTAGTGCCGCTACTCAAAGACGACGCGACCGATAGCGTGTTATGGGAATCCAACACCATTATCCGCTACTTGGCCGCGCAGTATGGCCAAGGCAGCTTATGGGTAGATGATCCCGCCAAGCGCGCCCAGGCAGAGAAATGGATGGACTGGGCGAACAATACGCTTTCGCCCAAGCACCGCGTTATTTTGCAGGGGTTCGTAAGAACACCGCCGGAAGAGCGGGATAACGCCGCTATTGATGCCGGAATGCTAGCCTGTGAAAGGTCATTCGAGCTGTTAGATAACGCGCTGGCAAACCAAAGCCAACCCTGGTTTTCCGGCGATGAGTTCGGCCTCGGCGACATTGCCCTAGCGCCGTTTATCTATAATTTATGGAACATTGGGTTAACCTGGCAGCGGCGCCCCAGTCTGGAGCGCTGGTACCAACAGCTCGCAGAACGCCCCGCCTTTCAGAACGTAGTGATGATCCCTGTAACCTGA
- the mmsB gene encoding 3-hydroxyisobutyrate dehydrogenase, with product MTTVAFIGLGNMGGPMAANLAKAGFNVRAFDLSEQALETAKSQGCEVAVSAKAAATDADFIISMLPAGKHVRGLYVDGDEPLFDVIKKSALVIDCSTIDADTARSVAAAGAEKGVGFVDAPVSGGVGGAQAGTLSFIVGGSAAQFEQAKPVLEVMGKNIFHAGDHGAGQVAKVCNNMLLSILMAGTCEAINMGVKNGLDPAVLSEIMKQSSGGNWALNVYNPYPGVMENAPASKGYQGGFQVDLMIKDLGLAMDVSQQSASPVPMGSAARSLFTLHKAGGNGKLDFSSLLQFYQDKE from the coding sequence ATGACCACTGTCGCGTTTATCGGTTTAGGCAATATGGGCGGCCCTATGGCGGCCAACTTGGCGAAAGCGGGCTTTAACGTTCGCGCGTTCGACCTTTCTGAACAAGCGCTGGAAACCGCGAAATCCCAAGGCTGTGAAGTAGCAGTCTCTGCAAAAGCAGCGGCCACCGATGCAGACTTTATTATTTCCATGCTGCCCGCAGGCAAGCACGTGCGTGGGCTGTATGTGGATGGCGACGAGCCGCTGTTTGATGTCATCAAAAAGAGCGCTCTGGTGATTGATTGCTCGACCATCGATGCGGATACCGCCCGCAGCGTTGCTGCCGCTGGCGCTGAAAAAGGCGTTGGTTTTGTCGACGCGCCTGTGTCTGGCGGGGTAGGCGGCGCGCAGGCCGGCACATTGAGCTTTATTGTGGGCGGTAGCGCGGCACAATTTGAACAGGCCAAGCCCGTACTAGAAGTGATGGGTAAGAATATCTTCCACGCTGGCGACCACGGTGCAGGCCAAGTGGCCAAAGTGTGCAACAACATGCTGCTTTCCATCCTGATGGCGGGCACCTGCGAAGCGATCAACATGGGCGTAAAAAATGGCCTGGATCCAGCGGTGCTTTCCGAAATCATGAAACAAAGCTCGGGGGGGAACTGGGCGCTAAACGTTTACAACCCGTACCCCGGCGTGATGGAAAATGCCCCCGCTTCGAAGGGCTATCAAGGCGGCTTCCAGGTAGACCTGATGATTAAAGATCTGGGCCTCGCTATGGATGTTAGCCAGCAAAGCGCCTCACCGGTGCCCATGGGGTCTGCCGCACGCTCGCTATTCACCCTGCATAAAGCCGGCGGCAACGGCAAACTCGACTTCTCCAGCCTGCTGCAGTTTTATCAAGATAAGGAGTGA
- a CDS encoding enoyl-CoA hydratase/isomerase family protein produces the protein MSSVLFAEHATQDGHVIGEITLNAERSLNALTLEMIEEILPRLNAWQTDERVVAVLLDSAGEKAFCAGGDVVNLYKAIKGDGEPDFPERFFEHEYRLDYLLHTYPKPVICWGSGIVMGGGMGLLSGSSHRIVTETSRLAMPEVTIGLYPDVGASWFLNRLPNGTGRFLAMTGSQINAPDAVHLGLADRAIASHYRADLAQKLMDATWGEGKQTDAHGVVNRVLREFEQASQEVFAELESPVHKSAALIRELMDHDTVEQTVDAVLAVRSDDKWFSKAQKTLSHGSPVSVKLIDEQLKRAKHMSLAEVFQFELALSVQCCRHQEFPEGVRALLVDKDGKPAWKYPDVASVEQAFIDELLASPWQTSPLADLH, from the coding sequence ATGAGTAGCGTACTGTTTGCTGAACACGCCACCCAAGATGGCCATGTTATTGGCGAGATCACGCTTAACGCCGAACGTTCGCTGAATGCTCTGACGTTAGAGATGATTGAAGAGATTTTGCCGCGCTTGAACGCGTGGCAAACCGACGAGCGAGTTGTTGCGGTTCTGCTGGACAGCGCCGGTGAAAAAGCCTTTTGCGCAGGGGGCGATGTCGTCAATCTGTATAAAGCGATTAAAGGTGACGGCGAACCAGACTTTCCTGAGCGTTTCTTTGAACACGAGTACCGCCTGGACTACCTGCTTCACACCTATCCCAAACCGGTCATTTGCTGGGGCAGCGGTATTGTGATGGGTGGGGGAATGGGGTTGCTTAGCGGAAGCAGCCACCGAATTGTGACAGAAACCTCTCGGCTGGCGATGCCAGAAGTGACGATTGGCCTTTACCCGGACGTTGGCGCTAGCTGGTTTTTAAACCGTCTGCCGAATGGCACCGGACGCTTTTTAGCCATGACCGGCAGCCAAATTAACGCGCCAGATGCCGTTCATCTCGGCCTTGCCGATCGTGCGATTGCTAGCCATTACCGCGCAGACCTAGCTCAAAAACTGATGGACGCCACCTGGGGGGAAGGAAAGCAAACTGACGCCCATGGTGTGGTCAACCGAGTGCTGCGCGAATTTGAACAAGCCTCTCAAGAGGTGTTTGCCGAGCTGGAATCGCCGGTTCACAAATCCGCCGCATTGATTCGTGAACTAATGGATCACGATACGGTTGAGCAAACCGTGGATGCCGTGTTAGCGGTTCGCAGTGACGACAAATGGTTCAGCAAAGCGCAGAAAACGCTTTCCCACGGCAGCCCCGTATCAGTGAAGCTGATTGATGAGCAGCTAAAGCGCGCCAAGCATATGTCGTTGGCTGAGGTGTTCCAGTTTGAGCTGGCGCTTTCAGTGCAGTGTTGCCGCCATCAGGAATTCCCCGAAGGCGTACGTGCGCTGTTGGTCGATAAAGACGGTAAGCCTGCCTGGAAATACCCAGATGTCGCGTCCGTCGAACAAGCTTTTATCGATGAGCTGCTGGCTTCGCCGTGGCAAACGAGCCCTCTGGCGGATCTTCACTAA
- a CDS encoding acyl-CoA dehydrogenase family protein, which produces MNFELSEDQVAFADMARAFAQNELEPNAAQWDAEAFFPVDVIRKAGELGFCSLYAPERVGGLGLSRLDASIIFEQLSMGCTSTTAYLTIHNMVTWMLADFGTSEAVEQWGEKLATGELLGSYCLTEPNAGSDAASLKTTAKRDGDDYVLNGSKMFISGAGSTDFLVVMARTGGEGPSGVSAFAVDAKASGISYGRKEDKMGWNSQPTRMITFEDVRVPANHLLGNEGDGFKIAMKGLDGGRINIATCSIGTAQQAINKAREYMLERKQFGKRLADFQALQFRMADMVTELVAARQLVRMAATKLDAGHPDATTYCAMAKRFATDVGFKVCDEALQLYGGNGYIKEYPMERYVRDSRVHRILEGTNEIMRLIISRRVLSDGASEL; this is translated from the coding sequence ATGAATTTTGAGTTAAGTGAAGACCAGGTCGCCTTTGCCGATATGGCCCGGGCATTCGCCCAGAACGAGTTAGAACCCAACGCTGCGCAGTGGGATGCCGAAGCCTTCTTTCCTGTCGATGTTATCCGCAAAGCGGGGGAGTTAGGTTTTTGTTCACTTTACGCGCCAGAACGCGTTGGCGGGCTGGGCCTTTCCCGTCTGGATGCCAGCATTATTTTTGAACAGCTTTCCATGGGCTGCACCTCAACCACCGCCTATCTCACCATTCATAACATGGTGACCTGGATGCTGGCTGACTTCGGCACCTCCGAAGCAGTGGAACAGTGGGGCGAAAAGCTCGCCACCGGCGAGTTACTGGGTTCTTACTGCTTAACTGAACCCAATGCAGGCTCTGATGCAGCCTCGCTTAAAACCACCGCCAAGCGTGATGGCGATGACTACGTACTCAACGGTAGCAAGATGTTTATCTCTGGCGCCGGCAGCACCGACTTTTTGGTGGTGATGGCGCGTACCGGCGGTGAAGGTCCCAGCGGCGTTTCTGCCTTTGCGGTTGATGCCAAAGCAAGCGGCATTAGTTACGGCCGTAAAGAAGACAAAATGGGTTGGAACAGTCAGCCAACCCGCATGATTACCTTTGAAGATGTGCGCGTTCCCGCTAACCACCTGTTAGGCAACGAAGGCGATGGCTTTAAAATTGCCATGAAAGGCTTGGATGGCGGACGTATCAACATCGCTACCTGCTCAATCGGCACTGCCCAGCAGGCGATCAATAAAGCCCGTGAATATATGCTGGAGCGTAAGCAGTTTGGTAAGCGTTTGGCAGACTTCCAGGCGCTTCAGTTCCGCATGGCGGATATGGTTACTGAGCTTGTTGCGGCTCGCCAGTTAGTGCGTATGGCAGCCACAAAGCTGGATGCTGGCCATCCCGATGCCACTACCTATTGCGCCATGGCTAAGCGCTTTGCGACTGATGTCGGCTTCAAAGTGTGTGATGAAGCGCTGCAGCTCTATGGTGGCAACGGCTACATTAAAGAGTATCCGATGGAGCGCTATGTGCGTGATTCTCGTGTACACCGTATTTTGGAAGGAACTAACGAAATCATGCGGCTGATTATTTCCCGTCGCGTGCTCTCTGATGGTGCCTCTGAGCTTTAG
- a CDS encoding branched-chain amino acid ABC transporter permease — protein sequence MADSQALNAPSAVKERQKRAKMRRNMFYIALLAIGLVAPFLAYPVFLMKILCFALFACAFNLLLGYAGLLSFGHAAFLATGGYVTGYLLASYPGLTPEVGIIAGTLMATLLGLLFGVLSIRRQGIYFAMVTLALAQLMFFVFVQSSFTGGEDGLHGVPRGDLFGVISLSSNLAMYYFVFAIFIVGFALIQRTVHSPFGQVLKAIRENEPRAISLGYNVDAYKLLAFVLSAALAGLAGSTKTVVFQLASLTDAHWHMSGEVILMTLLGGVGTLLGPLMGAGIVVSLQHILAQSPLGNWVSVILGIIFVVCVLSFRSGIVGELTKMYRKNFK from the coding sequence ATGGCAGACTCTCAAGCACTCAATGCGCCATCAGCCGTAAAAGAGCGACAGAAGCGGGCCAAAATGCGCCGTAACATGTTTTATATAGCGCTCTTGGCCATCGGGTTAGTTGCGCCTTTTTTGGCCTATCCCGTTTTTCTAATGAAAATTCTTTGCTTCGCGCTTTTTGCCTGCGCCTTTAATTTGCTGCTGGGCTATGCGGGATTACTCTCGTTCGGGCACGCGGCATTTTTAGCCACCGGTGGTTATGTGACTGGCTACTTGTTGGCAAGCTATCCAGGGCTAACGCCAGAGGTGGGGATTATTGCGGGCACCTTAATGGCAACCCTGTTAGGGCTGTTGTTTGGGGTGCTTTCGATCCGGCGTCAGGGCATTTACTTTGCCATGGTGACGTTGGCACTGGCTCAACTGATGTTTTTCGTCTTTGTTCAGTCATCGTTTACCGGTGGTGAGGATGGCCTGCATGGTGTGCCACGCGGTGACTTGTTTGGCGTGATCAGTCTAAGCAGTAACTTGGCGATGTATTACTTCGTTTTTGCCATCTTCATAGTTGGCTTTGCGCTGATCCAACGCACCGTGCATTCTCCCTTTGGCCAGGTGCTTAAAGCGATTCGTGAAAATGAGCCGCGCGCTATTTCGCTGGGCTACAACGTTGATGCTTACAAGCTGTTGGCGTTTGTACTCTCTGCGGCGCTGGCCGGGTTGGCGGGCTCTACCAAAACCGTCGTGTTTCAGTTGGCGTCGTTAACCGATGCGCACTGGCACATGTCGGGTGAAGTTATCCTAATGACGCTGCTGGGTGGGGTAGGCACACTGCTTGGCCCTCTTATGGGCGCGGGCATTGTGGTTAGCCTGCAGCACATTTTGGCGCAGTCGCCGTTGGGAAACTGGGTAAGCGTTATTCTGGGGATTATCTTTGTTGTCTGCGTACTTAGCTTCCGCAGCGGCATTGTGGGCGAGCTCACCAAAATGTATCGCAAAAATTTCAAATAA
- a CDS encoding branched-chain amino acid ABC transporter permease, protein MTMIFGVPLAVFMGQLTLGLVNGAFYALLSLGLAVIFGLLKIVNFAHGAQYMLGAFAALLGFRYLGINYWLALFLVPLVVGGFGMLMERFLLRRIAHLDHLYGLLLTFGLALIFEGTLVNFFGVSGARYATPEALQGGLNLGFMFLPTYRAWVLVAALAMCLFTWFMIERTRLGAYLRAGTENSQLMQAFGVNVPLLITLTYGFGVALAAFAGVLAAPLYPVSPTMGSSLLIVVFAVVVIGGMGSILGAILTGLGMGIIEGLTKVYYPEASNTVIFLVMILVLMLRPAGLFGKEA, encoded by the coding sequence ATGACGATGATATTCGGCGTGCCATTGGCCGTTTTCATGGGCCAGTTAACGCTTGGGCTTGTGAATGGCGCCTTTTACGCACTGCTCAGTTTGGGCCTGGCGGTCATCTTCGGCCTACTGAAGATCGTCAACTTTGCCCATGGGGCGCAATACATGCTGGGAGCCTTCGCCGCACTGTTAGGCTTTCGCTATTTAGGCATCAACTATTGGCTGGCGCTGTTTCTGGTGCCACTGGTGGTGGGTGGTTTCGGCATGCTAATGGAGCGCTTCTTACTGCGTCGCATTGCCCATTTAGACCATCTTTATGGACTGTTGCTCACCTTCGGGTTGGCGCTAATTTTTGAAGGCACGCTGGTTAATTTCTTTGGCGTTTCGGGTGCGCGGTACGCGACTCCGGAGGCACTGCAGGGCGGCCTGAATCTAGGCTTCATGTTCCTGCCTACCTATCGTGCCTGGGTGCTGGTAGCGGCACTGGCCATGTGTTTATTTACCTGGTTTATGATTGAGCGCACCCGCTTGGGGGCCTATCTGCGTGCAGGTACTGAAAACTCCCAACTGATGCAAGCGTTTGGGGTAAACGTACCGCTATTGATCACGCTTACTTATGGCTTTGGCGTAGCGCTAGCCGCTTTTGCGGGGGTGTTGGCAGCGCCGTTATATCCTGTGTCCCCGACCATGGGGTCAAGCCTGCTGATTGTGGTGTTCGCGGTGGTCGTTATTGGGGGTATGGGATCTATTCTAGGTGCGATTCTTACTGGCCTGGGAATGGGGATCATCGAAGGCTTAACCAAAGTGTATTACCCCGAAGCCTCCAATACCGTGATCTTCTTGGTGATGATATTGGTGCTCATGTTACGCCCCGCTGGGCTGTTCGGTAAGGAGGCATAA